One Setaria italica strain Yugu1 chromosome I, Setaria_italica_v2.0, whole genome shotgun sequence DNA window includes the following coding sequences:
- the LOC101763825 gene encoding E3 ubiquitin-protein ligase ATL31, which yields MSSTPRHGGHRAALLAAVVLASMLAAARAQQAQGGDASSGSGGPDQVSTAMVALLAAVVAVFVFIAASTVYLRHCSGYAVSTRSTSGDGGRAAGAPSSLDAFFASRSRWQRRRRSRGLDAEVVEAFPTMTYTEAKALRVGKGGGALECAVCLSEFEGGDRLRLLLPKCSHAFHPDCIGEWLAGHVTCPVCRCNLEPDHKDTTSDDGEPTSFPPTIPLASSISSDTAVALQYAGPLPVAVVIDVVTEEEEEERRQEALELQRIGTHRRAMRSRSGTQPPTAAKLARWHSTGHSHSLAARLDRDLELFTLRLPEQVRREMVAAAAERSSQLRRGRRRATAEGGGARSAPLVGQLGRWQSLLGRTFSGRLSFFSASRVTVGSGGGEVSSSSSYSYARLRGKRVAAVDVADDVPAEGSICLDSIGVGGSGSCASAKATPEEVAAAANEKEVKKQLRT from the coding sequence ATGTCCTCCACGCCTCGCCACGGCGGCCACCGCGCGGCGCTGCTCGCCGCGGTCGTCCTCGCGTCCATGCTCGCGGCAGCCCGCGCGCAGCAGGCGCAGGGCGGTGACGCGTCGTCAGGCTCCGGCGGCCCGGACCAAGTCAGCACGGCCATGgtcgcgctcctcgccgccgtcgtcgcggtgTTCGTCTtcatcgccgcctccaccgtTTACCTCCGCCACTGCAGCGGCTACGCCGTCAGCACCAGGTCGACGTCGGGCGATGGCGGAcgcgcggccggcgccccaAGCAGCCTCGACGCCTTCTTCGCCTCGCGGTCGCGGTGGCAGAGGCGGCGTAGGTCGCGCGGGCTCGACGCCGAGGTCGTCGAGGCGTTCCCCACCATGACGTACACCGAAGCCAAGGCGCTGCGAGTCggaaagggcggcggcgcgctcgagTGCGCGGTGTGCCTTAGCGAGTTCGAGGGCGGGGACCGGCTCCGCCTGCTGCTGCCCAAGTGCAGTCACGCCTTCCACCCGGACTGCATCGGCGAGTGGCTCGCCGGCCACGTCACCTGCCCCGTATGCCGCTGCAACCTCGAACCTGATCACAAGGACACCACCAGCGACGACGGGGAGCCGACGAGCTTCCCGCCGACGATTCCGTTAGCGAGCAGCATCTCCAGCGACACAGCGGTGGCACTGCAATACGCTGGCCCGCTACCGGTGGCTGTGGTGATCGACGTGGtcaccgaggaggaggaagaggagcggAGGCAGGAGGCCCTAGAGCTGCAGCGGATCGGGACCCACCGGCGGGCCATGCGGTCGCGGTCGGGGACCCAGCCGCCGACGGCGGCAAAGCTCGCCCGGTGGCACTCCACGGGCCACTCCCACTCCCTCGCCGCCAGGCTCGACCGCGACCTGGAGCTGTTCACGCTGCGGCTGCCGGAGCAAGTTCGCAGGGAGatggtcgccgccgcggccgagcgCAGCTCGCAGCTGCGCCGCGGGCGGAGGAGAGCCACCGCGGAAGGAGGCGGCGCCCGCAGCGCGCCCCTCGTAGGGCAGCTGGGCAGGTGGCAGTCGCTTCTCGGGAGGACCTTCTCCGGGAGGCTGTCCTTCTTCTCCGCGTCGAGGGTGACGGtaggctccggcggcggagaAGTGTCGTCCTCGTCGTCTTACTCTTACGCGAGGCTGAGAGGGAAGCGCGTCGCCGCCGTTGATGTCGCCGACGACGTTCCAGCTGAGGGGAGCATCTGCCTTGACAGCATTGGAGTTGGAGGCAGCGGGTCCTGTGCAAGTGCAAAAGCGACCCCcgaggaggtggcggcagcagcgAACGAGAAGGAAGTTAAAAAGCAGCTTCGGACGTAG